One Curtobacterium sp. BH-2-1-1 genomic region harbors:
- a CDS encoding oxygenase MpaB family protein, translated as MAAGGRAILLQIADPVVAAGVRRHSDFARRPQQRLAHTLTFVYAVVVGTDADAAVAAGFVDRAHRPVAGADDVDRQLWVAATLYDSAMRAHELFGTPAGPALAERVLDAYAPIGTALRVPADRWPATVPDFDRYWTRTLAGLRVTDDARGVVRDLLHPRFAPLWVRAAMPLVRVVTVGMLPDALRSEYGFAWGPREQRRFRRTVRRVRVARAILPGWLLRLPGPLLLRAMRRHAAGGQPARTRTA; from the coding sequence GTGGCCGCCGGAGGCCGGGCCATCCTGCTCCAGATCGCCGACCCCGTGGTCGCCGCGGGGGTCCGGCGGCACTCGGACTTCGCTCGACGGCCGCAGCAACGGCTCGCCCACACCCTCACGTTCGTGTACGCGGTGGTGGTCGGCACCGACGCCGACGCTGCCGTCGCGGCCGGCTTCGTGGACCGCGCCCACCGGCCGGTCGCCGGAGCCGACGACGTGGACCGGCAGCTCTGGGTGGCCGCGACCCTGTACGACTCCGCGATGCGCGCCCACGAGCTGTTCGGTACGCCCGCGGGACCCGCGCTGGCCGAACGCGTGCTCGACGCCTACGCCCCGATCGGCACGGCGCTGCGCGTGCCGGCGGACCGGTGGCCGGCGACGGTGCCGGACTTCGACCGGTACTGGACCCGCACGCTCGCCGGGCTCCGCGTCACCGACGACGCCCGCGGCGTCGTGCGCGACCTGCTGCACCCCCGGTTCGCGCCGCTGTGGGTGCGGGCCGCGATGCCGCTCGTGCGGGTCGTCACCGTCGGGATGCTCCCGGACGCCCTCCGGTCGGAGTACGGCTTCGCGTGGGGGCCGCGCGAACAGCGGCGCTTCCGGCGGACCGTGCGCCGGGTGCGGGTCGCACGGGCGATCCTGCCCGGGTGGCTGCTGCGGTTGCCGGGGCCGCTGCTCCTGCGGGCGATGCGGCGGCACGCGGCCGGTGGTCAGCCGGCGAGGACCCGGACGGCGTAG